The DNA region caatttttatgattattagcagaaatttgaaaaatatacttTATAGTTTAAAAAGTACCATTTCATAAaaggttgggtttttttttagaaatgaaatgAGTATTATGTTCTCTTATCCACATTAAATTCCCAATAATCTGCTCCAGAAAAGTACCATGAAAAACTTGAGTGTATAGTGCCCTACGAGAGACAACCCTAACGTGTCCCATTAAGGCAAGAGCGCTCAATGATCATGGCTAGCCTAGGTATAGTTCACAAAATCGAGGgataaaaaaattggttttttttttaaagataaatctaGAAGAATTGCTATTTGTCCTGTTAGAAGGTCATTAAATGATCATGGCTATATATAGTTCACAAAATCGAGGGATAACAAAAATGGTTGTTTAGTTACCAAAAGTCAGTCTAGAAGAATTGCTATTTGTAACTAGTCGCGTTagataacaatgaaaaataatgccCATTATGGCattttttcaatggttatgTATCTAGCATCACACAAGTCTTACAAATAATCTTATGCTTTCTTAAAGAATCTACACAATGATTCCTGTACCTTAGAATAAGTGGTATTAGAAAAATAGGTTTATTATACAACAAAGAAAGGAGACACAAAATTTGacacataatatttttaaaactagaaaaaaaaaagaaaaatattttacacaGAACTAAAATTGACTAATGGTTCTTTTTGATAGGTTGGAGATGACCAAGAATTTGACTTTAATGACCATTTGATGTGAGTGATGgcttgaattcattttttttttaaattgattatttaTAAGAGAACTTAAAGATGATGAATATCAACCAATGTTATATCCACTACAAACAGAGGCATACTTAACACCGCACCCAAAGAGAAACCCAACCACCTTCTGGAAAAACCCTTTACTATTGAACTatttaaatttgtgggggccaattttcgtggactCTGACCTTTTTGCTCATTCGCggggatgttatttcgtggatgcgtcggttcCTCTTGcagtaacaaagataactctttcttaaatttttttggttgaggatttaaattcgGGAGTAATTTATGAATGCACAGATTAATATCAACAATGATGGCAACAAAATGTCAGACTCATTTATATGAACAATGCCATTTATAAAACTACATCTAAGCAGGCATGCAACGTCTATACGACGTAAAACTAAATACTACGGTATTGTGAATGAGATACCTAACGACTTTGAAACGACTTTAGAAATAACTTAATTGAATatagcattattttttttttatcgcttTGATCGGTTATTTATTACTTGGGTAAATGCACAACTGCAAAGAGAAATTAAAGGAACACGTAACAATCTGTGGAAAGAAGAATAAATCGCTAAATTGTTTTCGACGTCGGAATGACGTCATTTTGAAAGATTCTTATGGGATACGTTAAAATCCGAACGGACTAACGCTAAATTAAGGCActattaattaatgtttttaaacaacaaaattaatcaaaatactgTATATGAACTCATTCTCAAGCACAAACATGCAATTTAATTATCCAATTGAAAACCAATTGTAGGACGTATTCGAGGCGGGTTGATCGAAATGACATTGTCTTTCTTGCTTTCTTGGAAAAGTTTTTACCTCTGTAAAGCTATACCTCAAATAAAACACAGAAAACTAAACACGtgcaaacaccccccccccaaaaaaaaaaccaaacaaacaaaaaacaaacataatatttgaaatgagtgaatgaaaatagaaaagaaCTATGATGAACTTTAtaggcataaaatttatatcataaatactTGTGGGCAAAATTATTGCTGCATTCCATCATTTTATACTTTGTTGAGAAACAAGTTTCTTAATCAATTGTAAACTTTAAGGGTATTTTAACAATGGAGTAAGAAAGAGGATCAGCGCTCAATGTTTCCAATATGCAATAAGATGTAATTTACAGAAATGTAGTGTATGAATGATAATCTTTGGAGGAAAATGTCATTTCTCTTTTAATAATAGTGGTGAAGATTTTGAGACACGTTTTTCTCGGCCTATCTACAACATATGTAAAATATCAGCTCCGAAACTATGCGACCCAAATACTTTACAACGCAGTGcgactttttctttaaaagctttaaatattatttctgGAGCTTTTGAATATGATTTTGGCTTGTTCACACTGCAAAGAATGTATTTTCCGGACGACTTGTAAAACCTTAAAGTTCTGAGTACGTTAAACGCTGTTTAATTTTCtggttaaaaaaatcatacaataaatgTTTATCCACTTTAGGAATCGGACACACTTCACTGATTGCTGATTTCAATCCATGGGTCTCCTGTTCGACTTTTGGCGTGGAACAAAACTATATGATTATGACGTAAAGATAAAATTGATTCAGATTAAAAGTACATTAACTCAATTTTATCTCTCTATCTAAATTTCCTATATCCTAGATCCGCTgtcttcataaaaaatattgacgtcATGCAAACAATATAAAAGAAGGAGAATGTAACCTCTCTTCGTCAAATACCCGATCAACTGTAATGGCGTATTTTACTTTGATCACGATTTTAGCTAGCCTGTTGGTGGTGGGTGAGCCACACGGGTACATGATAGATCCACCACAGCGATCTTCCATGTGGAGGGTGTATCAAGGGTTTACTCCAAATTACAACGACATGGAACTCTTCTGCGGAGGACGAGAGGTAAACAATTATATCTACGTTGACTTTTGAGCAGATGATTTTCTCTTTTAGTATCTTAAAAGTGATCCGATTTATGACTCATGATAATCGTCATGAAATCGTTATTGAACTGAAGAATCATAATGCAAGTATAAATTGTGGCAACGCAGTACATAtgataaactttttattttatcattttcataaagactgtaaaacatttttcataacaataTTCTAAAATTCGAAAACAGACGTTcaatatacaatttttcaacttacactgttcaatttatttcattctGAAGAAACAATGGAATGAACTCGGTGGTAAATGTGGAACATGCAGTGATCCTTACGATGCACCAGTTCGTGAAAACGAGGCTGGAGGTATATATGCTACAGGAGCAATCGGTAAAAGATATAAACGAGGAGATATTATAAAGGTAGgccaagatttaaaaaaaataatgaaaaatagttttttcatttttttctttcgataaaaaaaagtttagttcaactagatctcgttacgagtaacgattaggtcttccgcccgattttgttttcatatgatacgatgaaatatcgatattctctgccaaatctgcgatcttggtgaatctaggtttttgtctcgagaccgaaaacggacgaacaaaagaggtttatgaaaataaaaactaggtttttttattcatttgtttagtgtacaccactgttaatcatggaagatgaaacaccaaagataatcagttaaacttgtgaaaaaaataaattgtttgaactcttctggtgagaaccggaagtgacggttgacaaaagaaaacccgttaaatatatcttcaatcgattgtctatcatttataaaagtttgtgtctcaatcacttacagtgactaaaatctcgctggtatcaattttgtaaaaaggctaggtaccaaagatatttgaaatcttgattgttttcaagttatctgtaatacagtttacgagtgtcttggcccctcatttaaggggccagtccctttttcttgagttcaatcgaaaggtctcacgaatactaacatttttttgtttttacacccatctaaaattgttgttcatttttgagatacaaatgattgaatattttaggggccagccctctagatccttaatggggacagactttagagttttgattagtggaatcgattaga from Crassostrea angulata isolate pt1a10 chromosome 7, ASM2561291v2, whole genome shotgun sequence includes:
- the LOC128157137 gene encoding uncharacterized protein LOC128157137 is translated as MAYFTLITILASLLVVGEPHGYMIDPPQRSSMWRVYQGFTPNYNDMELFCGGREKQWNELGGKCGTCSDPYDAPVRENEAGGIYATGAIGKRYKRGDIIKVKIVLTAYHKGYFQFKICPHNNPTRRVSQACLDQNRLTLAGTNQYFFYPTKSGVYYIDLQLPRNMECTQCVLQWHYITGNSPGFPPEMFINCADIAISPP